The following are encoded together in the Bacillus sp. V2I10 genome:
- a CDS encoding LysE family translocator, which produces MMTYILVVLMLFLIPGPAVIVTISQTIKGGKKNGIVTGLGIAFGDLIHTFAAVLGLSAILMTSDFAFEAVKYIGAAYLVYLGISALINKTKKVAKPAVEKVNPNLTFRQALLIELLNPKTALFFLAFLPQFVRSDGYPVTIQLLMLGLTFVLMSIIYTTFIAFLTSIIGGKFLAKTNQSSNWIGKVAGLVYIGLGLKLAFQTQE; this is translated from the coding sequence ATGATGACTTATATTTTAGTAGTTCTAATGTTATTTTTAATCCCAGGTCCTGCTGTTATTGTAACAATATCTCAAACTATTAAAGGTGGAAAGAAAAATGGAATTGTAACAGGTTTAGGTATTGCCTTTGGTGATTTAATCCATACTTTTGCGGCGGTTCTTGGGCTTTCTGCTATTTTAATGACATCTGACTTTGCTTTTGAAGCAGTTAAATATATAGGTGCAGCATACTTAGTTTATTTAGGAATAAGTGCTTTGATTAATAAAACTAAAAAGGTTGCGAAACCTGCTGTAGAAAAGGTGAATCCTAACTTAACTTTTCGTCAGGCTCTGTTGATTGAATTACTAAACCCAAAGACTGCACTTTTTTTCTTAGCTTTCTTACCACAGTTCGTCCGAAGCGATGGCTATCCAGTAACAATTCAGCTTTTAATGCTTGGGTTAACATTTGTACTGATGAGCATAATTTATACCACTTTCATAGCATTCCTAACGAGTATAATAGGTGGAAAGTTCTTAGCTAAAACGAACCAGAGTTCAAATTGGATTGGGAAAGTTGCAGGTTTAGTCTATATAGGTTTAGGTTTAAAGTTAGCTTTTCAAACTCAAGAATAA
- the hfq gene encoding RNA chaperone Hfq, translated as MKTTVNIQDQVLNSIRRDGTFVTVFLLNGFQLRGLVKGFDNFTVLLETEGKQQLIYKHAISTFAPQKNVTLELE; from the coding sequence ATGAAAACAACAGTAAATATTCAAGACCAAGTTTTAAATTCCATCCGTAGAGACGGTACCTTTGTAACAGTATTCTTACTAAATGGCTTTCAATTAAGAGGGCTTGTCAAAGGGTTTGATAACTTTACGGTTCTTTTAGAAACAGAAGGAAAGCAGCAGCTTATCTATAAGCATGCGATTTCAACTTTTGCACCGCAGAAAAATGTAACACTTGAATTAGAATAG
- a CDS encoding YmaF family protein produces the protein MDCYREQLPVPHAHFFQGVTEEKENHYHYLLGFSKPLNGNSYDGHFHYVEGLTTFENQHYHRFYVQTGPAIPMLDGSHYHLFFGKSYRNYTEAEPPEFGGVVYSPQQKHVHYHLFSGRTSGPIGY, from the coding sequence ATGGACTGTTACCGGGAGCAGCTTCCAGTTCCGCATGCTCATTTTTTTCAGGGAGTCACTGAAGAGAAGGAAAATCACTATCATTATTTACTCGGGTTTTCTAAACCGCTGAACGGGAATTCATATGATGGTCATTTTCATTATGTTGAAGGGTTAACAACGTTTGAAAATCAGCATTATCACCGGTTTTACGTTCAAACAGGACCTGCTATACCAATGCTTGATGGGTCTCACTATCACTTATTCTTCGGGAAATCTTACCGGAACTATACAGAAGCAGAGCCTCCGGAGTTTGGAGGAGTGGTTTATTCTCCACAGCAAAAGCATGTTCATTACCATTTATTTAGCGGCCGAACGAGCGGACCTATCGGTTATTGA
- the hflX gene encoding GTPase HflX → MKENIYSEIEKVILVGCQLPKLDDEAFQYTMSELASLTKTANGEVLIQLSQKRERIHPATYIGKGKVEELIALSEELEPNLIIFNDELSPSQQRNLTAALDIKIIDRTQLILDIFATRAKSREGKLQVELAQLQYLLPRLSGQGINLSRQGGGIGTRGPGETQLETDRRHIRSRIHEIKLQLSAIVSHRNRYRERRKKNQAFQIALVGYTNAGKSTLFNRITDAGTFEEDLLFATLDPMTRKMTLPSGYQALLTDTVGFIQDLPTTLVAAFRSTLEEVKEADLILHVVDSSNDDYQNHEKTVYKLLDELKVTAIPVLTVYNKKDKKSIEFVPSPKADHVLISAFSESDIGLLKQKIQSVSVEQMELFSIEVPSSEGRLLSLIKTETMVGHFAFNEETNQYEIQGHYLPAHSVAGHIQMYNRKGSSNV, encoded by the coding sequence TTGAAAGAGAACATATATTCTGAAATCGAAAAAGTCATTCTGGTTGGCTGTCAGCTGCCTAAATTAGATGACGAGGCCTTTCAATATACAATGAGTGAGCTCGCTTCATTAACGAAAACGGCAAATGGTGAAGTTCTGATACAGCTGTCTCAAAAAAGAGAAAGAATACATCCGGCTACATACATAGGAAAAGGCAAAGTGGAGGAGCTGATTGCTCTTTCAGAAGAACTTGAACCGAACCTAATTATATTTAACGATGAGCTTTCCCCAAGCCAGCAGCGTAATCTGACGGCTGCACTTGATATAAAGATAATAGACCGGACGCAATTGATACTTGATATTTTTGCGACTCGTGCAAAGTCAAGAGAAGGTAAACTTCAAGTTGAGCTTGCACAGCTTCAATACTTATTGCCGAGACTAAGCGGACAAGGCATAAACCTTTCCCGTCAAGGCGGCGGTATTGGAACAAGAGGGCCGGGTGAAACTCAGCTGGAAACCGACAGAAGGCACATCCGAAGCAGAATACATGAAATTAAACTTCAGCTTTCTGCCATTGTCAGCCACCGTAATCGGTACCGCGAGAGACGGAAGAAAAATCAGGCATTCCAAATTGCCCTCGTTGGCTATACCAATGCAGGCAAATCCACACTTTTTAACAGAATTACAGATGCAGGCACATTTGAAGAGGATTTGCTTTTTGCTACATTAGATCCTATGACCAGAAAAATGACGCTGCCTTCGGGGTATCAAGCCCTGCTTACAGATACGGTTGGATTTATTCAGGATTTGCCGACTACATTAGTTGCAGCATTCCGATCTACTTTGGAAGAAGTAAAAGAAGCAGACCTCATTCTTCATGTTGTTGACAGTTCAAATGATGACTATCAAAATCATGAAAAAACAGTATACAAGCTTCTTGATGAATTGAAGGTTACTGCCATCCCCGTCCTGACTGTATACAACAAAAAAGATAAGAAGTCAATAGAGTTCGTTCCATCGCCAAAAGCTGACCATGTTTTGATCAGTGCATTCAGCGAGAGTGACATCGGTCTTCTTAAACAGAAGATCCAATCTGTTTCAGTCGAGCAAATGGAGCTATTCAGCATTGAAGTCCCGTCGAGTGAAGGCAGACTCCTATCCCTTATTAAGACTGAAACGATGGTCGGACATTTTGCATTTAATGAAGAAACAAATCAATACGAAATACAAGGACACTATTTGCCCGCACACTCAGTTGCCGGGCATATACAGATGTACAACAGAAAGGGCAGCAGCAATGTTTAA
- the spoVK gene encoding stage V sporulation protein K, translating into MDQAVTFKNNGQINVILNGQKKTYHEKISESTSYEIKIPKTQPQHVILDEMEAELNTLVGMEEMKRMLKEIYAWIYINKKREEQGLKAGKQSLHMMFKGNPGTGKTTVARLIGKLFFQMNVLSKGHLIEAERADLVGEYIGHTAQKTRDLIKKSLGGILFIDEAYSLARGGEKDFGKEAIDTLVKHMEDKQHEFVLILAGYSKEMDHFLTLNPGLHSRFPLVVDFPDYSVEQLMEISKRMMIEREYTFSKEAEWKLRDHLNMIKTNMAPAKFSNGRYVRNVIEKSIRSQAMRLLTSDQYQRNDLMTIKSQDLIIKE; encoded by the coding sequence TTGGATCAAGCAGTCACATTTAAAAACAATGGTCAAATTAATGTGATTTTGAATGGACAAAAAAAGACGTATCATGAGAAAATCAGCGAATCAACATCCTATGAAATTAAAATTCCGAAAACACAGCCTCAGCATGTCATTCTTGATGAAATGGAAGCTGAATTAAACACTCTTGTAGGCATGGAAGAAATGAAACGGATGCTAAAAGAAATTTATGCATGGATTTATATCAATAAAAAGCGTGAGGAACAAGGTCTTAAAGCTGGAAAGCAATCTCTTCATATGATGTTCAAAGGAAATCCGGGAACAGGAAAAACGACAGTTGCCAGGCTGATCGGCAAATTGTTTTTTCAAATGAATGTGCTCTCAAAAGGACACTTGATTGAAGCTGAAAGGGCAGATTTAGTCGGAGAATACATTGGGCATACAGCACAAAAAACAAGAGATCTGATTAAAAAATCACTTGGCGGGATACTTTTTATAGATGAAGCATATTCACTTGCACGCGGTGGAGAAAAGGATTTCGGCAAAGAAGCGATTGATACGCTTGTTAAGCATATGGAGGATAAGCAGCATGAATTTGTTTTAATCTTAGCGGGCTATTCAAAAGAAATGGATCATTTCCTCACCCTTAACCCTGGTCTTCATTCAAGATTTCCGCTAGTCGTGGATTTTCCTGACTATTCCGTAGAACAGCTGATGGAGATATCGAAAAGAATGATGATTGAACGGGAATACACATTCAGCAAAGAAGCGGAGTGGAAGCTTCGTGATCATTTAAATATGATTAAAACAAACATGGCTCCTGCAAAATTTTCAAATGGAAGATATGTTCGAAATGTCATTGAAAAATCGATCAGATCTCAAGCTATGAGACTTCTTACATCAGATCAATATCAGCGTAATGACTTGATGACAATTAAAAGCCAGGATCTCATCATAAAAGAATAA
- the miaA gene encoding tRNA (adenosine(37)-N6)-dimethylallyltransferase MiaA, whose translation MKKEKLVVIIGPTAVGKTNLSIQLAKKLNGEIISGDSMQVYRGMDIGTAKVKPDEMDGIVHHLIDIKNPEEDFSSAEFQEIARPLITEIHAKKKLPIIVGGTGLYIQSVIYDYQFTDAASDPDFRKQLESEACSAGNETIHRKLALIDPVSAERIHPNNVRRVIRALEIFHCTGKTMTDFLAEQDKVLLYDVVIIGLTMEREQLYERINLRVDLMMDQGLFQEVKGLYEMGLRDCQSIQAIGYKELYAYFDGAVSLEDAKEQLKQNSRRYAKRQLTWFRNKMDVEWFDMSKPFDMDLRFNEIFTYIAGKLNLSANT comes from the coding sequence TTGAAGAAAGAGAAGCTGGTCGTAATTATAGGACCGACAGCTGTTGGCAAAACGAATTTGAGCATTCAGCTCGCAAAGAAGCTAAACGGAGAAATTATCAGCGGAGACAGTATGCAGGTCTACCGCGGGATGGATATAGGCACTGCAAAAGTAAAGCCTGATGAAATGGATGGAATTGTCCACCATCTCATTGATATAAAAAATCCTGAAGAAGATTTTTCTTCAGCTGAATTTCAGGAGATTGCACGTCCATTAATTACGGAAATTCATGCAAAGAAAAAACTCCCTATCATCGTTGGCGGCACAGGATTATATATACAATCTGTTATTTATGATTATCAATTCACAGATGCTGCTTCTGACCCGGATTTTAGGAAACAGCTTGAATCTGAGGCCTGTTCAGCGGGAAATGAAACGATTCATAGAAAGCTTGCTTTGATTGATCCTGTTTCTGCTGAGAGAATTCACCCTAATAATGTCAGGCGTGTCATTAGAGCACTTGAAATTTTTCATTGTACGGGAAAAACAATGACCGATTTTCTCGCAGAACAAGATAAGGTTCTGCTGTATGATGTTGTCATTATAGGACTTACAATGGAGAGAGAACAGCTCTATGAGAGAATTAATTTAAGAGTAGACCTGATGATGGATCAAGGCCTGTTTCAAGAAGTGAAAGGCCTTTATGAAATGGGGCTGAGAGATTGTCAATCCATACAGGCAATAGGCTATAAAGAATTATACGCTTATTTTGACGGCGCTGTTTCCCTTGAAGACGCAAAAGAGCAGCTTAAACAAAATTCCCGGAGATATGCTAAGCGCCAGCTTACTTGGTTCCGCAACAAAATGGATGTGGAATGGTTTGATATGAGCAAGCCATTTGATATGGATTTGAGGTTCAATGAAATTTTTACATATATAGCAGGAAAGCTTAATTTAAGCGCGAATACATAA
- a CDS encoding trimeric intracellular cation channel family protein: MTWEVLSIIGTIAFAVSGAIVAMEEEYDILGVYILGIVTAFGGGVIRNLLIGVPISALWEQGMLFQIALIAMTTVFLFPNNLLKHWQRWGNLTDAIGLSAFAIQGALYATEMNHPISAVVVAAVLTGSGGGIIRDLLAGRKPLVLKSEIYAVWAVLAGLVIGFDLAESSIHLYTLFVLLVACRVLSYSNKWRLPNKSIHH; this comes from the coding sequence ATGACTTGGGAAGTATTAAGCATCATTGGAACAATTGCGTTTGCTGTCAGCGGAGCAATTGTTGCGATGGAAGAAGAATATGATATTTTAGGCGTATATATATTAGGGATCGTTACCGCTTTTGGGGGCGGTGTGATCAGAAATCTGCTGATCGGCGTGCCAATTTCCGCCCTCTGGGAACAGGGTATGCTTTTTCAAATAGCTTTGATTGCAATGACGACCGTTTTCTTATTTCCGAATAACTTACTTAAACACTGGCAAAGATGGGGAAACCTGACGGATGCAATCGGGTTATCCGCATTTGCCATACAAGGGGCCTTATATGCAACAGAAATGAATCATCCTATAAGTGCAGTTGTCGTAGCAGCTGTCTTAACTGGAAGCGGCGGGGGAATCATCCGTGATCTTTTAGCAGGACGCAAACCGCTTGTCTTAAAATCTGAAATTTATGCAGTATGGGCTGTCCTTGCGGGTCTCGTCATTGGTTTTGACCTTGCAGAGTCTTCCATTCATCTTTATACACTCTTTGTATTGCTGGTAGCATGCAGGGTGCTCTCATATTCGAATAAATGGCGATTGCCGAACAAATCTATTCATCATTAA